A portion of the Gossypium arboreum isolate Shixiya-1 chromosome 8, ASM2569848v2, whole genome shotgun sequence genome contains these proteins:
- the LOC108464811 gene encoding uncharacterized protein LOC108464811, whose product MEVVSRVLSTLLRAIIRKNWKTWEDCLPHIEFAYNHSVHSATNHSLFEVVYGFNLLTPLDLLPLPSNQLVHVDGKKKAEFVKQLHQRVRENIERRIKQYAYKMNKGRKRVIFKLSDWVMIWGQIALKRGNDAILAREATVDPVQLPLGPITRSYSKKLFRAT is encoded by the exons ATGGAGGTTGTCAGTCGGGTCCTATCAACCTTGTTGCGGGCCATCATTAGAAAGAATTGGAAGACTTGGGAGGATTGTCTACCACATATCGAATTTGCCTACAACCATTCTGTGCACTCGGCTACCAACCATTCTCTTTTTGAAGTGGTATATGGTTTCAACCTTTTAACTCCTTTGGATTTATTGCCTTTGCCTTCTAATCAATTGGTGCATGTAGATGGAAAGAAAAAGGCTGAATTTGTGAAACAATTACATCAAAGAGTTAGGGAGAATATTGAAAGGAGAATCAAACAATATGCTTATAAGATGAACAAAGGACGTAAACGAGTGATATTCAAACTCAGTGATTGG GTGATGATTTGGGGACAAATCGCCTTGAAGAGGGGGAATGATGCGATCCTAGCTAGGGAAGCTACTGTCGATCCTGTTCAGCTGCCTTTAGGACCCATCACTCGATCTTATTCCAAGAAGCTCTTTCGCGCTACATAG
- the LOC108464812 gene encoding uncharacterized protein LOC108464812 has protein sequence MNHEALKHLKGKTKLNKHHAKWVEFLESFLYVIKYKKGKENIVADALSRRYALINHLDARLLGFACLKDLYENDIDFGEMYTLCVQGSHDKYFRQNGYLLRENKLCIPQGSVPDMLVNKAHSEELMGHFGIAKTLATLQEHNFLGEDEA, from the coding sequence ATGAATCATGAAGCTTTGAAGCATTTAAAGGGGAAAACCAAGCTGAACAAACACCATGCTAAGTGGGTGGAGTTCCTAGAGTCTTTCCTTTATGTGATTAagtataagaaaggtaaagaaaataTTGTTGCGGATGCATTGTCCCGTAGGTATGCTCTTATTAATCATTTGGATGCTAGACTACTTGGGTTTGCTTGCTTGAAAGATTTATATGAAAATGATATTGATTTTGGTGAAATGTACACGTTATGTGTGCAAGGTTCTCATGATAAGTACTTTCGGCAAAATGGGTACCTCCTTcgagaaaacaagttgtgtatACCCCAAGGATCAGTGCCAGACATGCTAGTCAATAAAGCACATAGCGAGGAACTAATGGGCCACTTCGGCATAGCCAAGACCTTGGCTACTCTTCAAGAGCACAATTTTTTGGGCGAAGATGAGGCGTGA